In the genome of Halobacterium noricense, one region contains:
- a CDS encoding DUF7263 family protein — protein sequence MTRAQANLPALAIALLLVVASVAAAIGLAGSAFAGANTDPADSRLAASAAERLVTANGPLTVRANVLSRAAVANASANLDRLLPGATAVRVTLDGETVAERGNPTGGATMRRVVLVADASQRELSPAFDGSMEVTLPRRTGSATLTFDTGTANVTAVRANDRVVLHDEGGLDGAYDVDLARYDTVTLAFDTDGELAPGSVTIAYRVETTTKAVLGVTVDA from the coding sequence GTGACCCGCGCGCAAGCGAACCTCCCCGCGCTCGCGATAGCGCTCCTGCTGGTCGTCGCGAGCGTCGCGGCGGCCATCGGGCTCGCCGGAAGCGCGTTCGCAGGTGCGAACACTGACCCCGCGGACAGCCGGCTCGCGGCCAGCGCCGCCGAGCGCCTCGTCACCGCTAACGGGCCACTAACCGTGCGAGCGAACGTGCTCTCGCGGGCTGCCGTCGCGAACGCGAGCGCGAATCTCGACCGCTTGCTTCCGGGAGCCACCGCCGTCCGGGTCACGCTCGACGGCGAGACGGTCGCCGAGCGCGGGAATCCGACAGGTGGGGCGACGATGCGCCGCGTCGTGCTCGTCGCGGACGCGAGTCAGCGCGAACTCTCGCCGGCGTTCGACGGCAGTATGGAGGTCACGCTGCCGCGACGGACGGGGAGCGCCACGCTGACGTTCGACACCGGGACAGCGAACGTGACAGCCGTGCGTGCGAACGACCGCGTCGTCCTCCACGACGAGGGTGGCTTGGATGGCGCGTACGACGTCGACCTCGCGCGATACGACACGGTCACGCTGGCGTTCGACACCGACGGCGAACTCGCGCCGGGCAGCGTCACTATCGCGTACCGCGTGGAGACGACGACCAAAGCCGTGCTCGGGGTAACCGTCGATGCGTGA
- a CDS encoding DUF7266 family protein yields the protein MIRETSRAAAPAVGKALEAGIVVLFVALLTTTLYGGVVPNARTAAADEVGERTLQHAATNVEAAVPAQAGTRAGAGEVVAERRVSLPATIRDRGYRVTANDTSLALVHEHADVGSTTPLVLPDRVRAVRGNWTDSEGLVRVRAHPDGGLVVELAEATA from the coding sequence GTGATCCGAGAAACGAGTCGGGCCGCCGCGCCCGCAGTCGGGAAGGCCCTCGAAGCCGGCATCGTCGTGCTGTTCGTCGCGCTCTTGACGACGACGCTGTACGGCGGCGTCGTCCCGAACGCGCGCACGGCGGCGGCCGACGAAGTCGGCGAGCGCACGCTCCAGCACGCGGCCACGAACGTCGAAGCAGCGGTCCCAGCACAGGCGGGTACGAGAGCCGGCGCGGGCGAGGTCGTCGCGGAGCGCCGCGTCAGCCTCCCGGCGACGATTCGTGACCGAGGCTACCGCGTCACCGCGAACGACACCAGCCTCGCCCTCGTTCACGAGCACGCCGACGTGGGCAGCACGACGCCGCTCGTGCTCCCGGACCGCGTACGAGCCGTTCGGGGAAACTGGACCGACAGCGAAGGATTGGTTCGCGTACGAGCACACCCAGACGGCGGCCTGGTCGTCGAACTTGCGGAGGCGACGGCGTGA